The genomic region AGCCGTCGAACTGCCCTTCCTGGAAGTTCTTCGTGGGCAGTATCCCCATGGCGTTCAGTCCACCAACTCCTCCAGCGGTACCGTAGGACTTGAACCCCCCCATGAACCGCTTGACGACATCGGCGGTAGCGCCGGCAATCTCGCGGACCTTCTCCTGGTTGGCCACCTTCAGGGGATTGCTCCCACGTACGGCGATGGCCTTCAGCATCTTGGAGCCCATGACAGCGCCCAGCCCACAGCGTCCGTAGTAGCGGTTGATGTCGTTGGCGATAGCGGCCACCCGCACCAGCTTCTCACCAGCCGGACCTATCTGCGCGACACGTACTCTCTTGTCGCCCAGTTCCTCCTTGAGCTGGCTGTCCACCTCGGCGGTAGTCTTGCCCCAGAGGTGAGCGGCGTCCCGAATCTCCACCTGGTCGTCCTTAATCCAGAGGTACACGGGTTTGTCCGCCTTACCTTCAACTATGATGGCATCCCATCCGGCGCGTTTCAGCTCTGCCGGCCAGAACCCGCCTGACTGGGCATCCCCCCAGCCACCGGTGAGGGGAGACTTGGCACCAACTCCGCTACGGCCGCATCCCGCGGCAGGAACACCGGAAAGCACCCCTGCCGAAAACACCAGTTTGTTCTCCGGTCCCAGGGGGTCGATACCCGGTTTCAGTTCCTTGAGCAGGTAATAGCCAATCAGGGCAGTCCCACCGAAGTACTCCCGGTAGAACCTGCCCTCAGGCTCTTCGATGGTGGTCTTCTTATCAGTAAGGTTCACTCTCAGGATTTTACCAGTATATCCGCCGGGTGATTCTTCAGTCATGAATCATATCTCCTTAGCGTATTTGTTGATGCATTTTATATCATTAGCCGTTAGTAAAGCAATACTAACCCTCCGTTCATCGCCAACAAATGAGCACAGTAAGCCGTCAGTCCCCGATGCTCAATATCCTGTAACGCAGCTTACCTGCCGGCACTGTCACCTCTATCTCATCGCCCGCCGCACGTCCGACTACGGCTTTTCCTATCGGGGAAACGTTGGAAATCTTGCCGGCGGCAGGGTCTACCTCATTGGAACTCACCAGAGTGTAACTGACCTCTTCTCCCGACGCCAGGTCCTGCAAGACTACATCATCGCCAATGCCAATCCTGTGCCTGCTCTCTCGCTCCTTATCCATGATTACGGCCGCAGCCAGGACTCCCTCAAGTTCCAGGATTCTCCCTTCCAGGTAACCACGCTGCTCCTTAGCTGCATCCAACGGAGCATTCTCTTTGAAGTCTTTATCCGCGGCTGCACTACGGATATCTTCAATCAACTGCGGGCGTTTATCCAGCAGTACTGTCAGTTCGACCTTCAGTTCGTCGTATCGCTGCTGTGTCAGGAGAACAGACTCGCGCTCTCTGGACGCTGACACGGCCTTATTCTTTGCCTTGCGTGCCTTGAGATGGACCGCCAGATTAAGTCGACTCCACCCTTGCTTCCTGGCGTGAGCCAGAAAACCCCGTATCAACTCAAGCTTCCGCGCATAGTCCGTGTCCGACTGAGACAACTGCTCGGCGTAGTTCGCCACCTGCGGAGGAGACATCCCGGTTAACGCCTGTTCCGTTCCGTACCAACGGACAAACCGGTAGATTTCATGCTGGCTGGCCTCTCTCTCCCCATCCGGCAGGCCAGCCAGAAAGCGGCGCGCAGCCTCACCAAGTCGGACATTCTCATTACCGCCGGTCATTTTAATACTTCCTCCTGTACAATCCTGTAGTCATTCCCGTCACCCGCGGCATCATTAACCGGATTACCTTCACCTTCGTCCGGCGGGCTACTCCCGACCGGGCATACGGTCCTTGAGGCGTGCCGGTAGTTTCATCGACCCGATGACCTTGCGAAAGACCTCGTAGCTGATTACGCGGGACACAGCACCCCCGTGCCAGTCAAAGGACAGGTCCTTCGCGTTGAGCAGGGATTCAAGGATGCCGGACGACTCCATTATATCAAAAAGCCGGTCAATCTGCCGGTCACTGAAGCGCTCGTAGACCCTCCGGGCCCAGTAGCCTGTCCTCAACTCCGACCCGAGTCTCTGCTTCCATTCCCGCTGGTAACCAGCCAGGTTCCTGGCCGAGAGGTTATCTGCGGACAGAGCGCGGTGCAGGTGTTCCGCCGCGATGTTGGCGCAGAGTAACCCGTAGTAGACACCG from Dehalococcoidales bacterium harbors:
- the greA gene encoding transcription elongation factor GreA, with protein sequence MTGGNENVRLGEAARRFLAGLPDGEREASQHEIYRFVRWYGTEQALTGMSPPQVANYAEQLSQSDTDYARKLELIRGFLAHARKQGWSRLNLAVHLKARKAKNKAVSASRERESVLLTQQRYDELKVELTVLLDKRPQLIEDIRSAAADKDFKENAPLDAAKEQRGYLEGRILELEGVLAAAVIMDKERESRHRIGIGDDVVLQDLASGEEVSYTLVSSNEVDPAAGKISNVSPIGKAVVGRAAGDEIEVTVPAGKLRYRILSIGD